Sequence from the Rutidosis leptorrhynchoides isolate AG116_Rl617_1_P2 chromosome 3, CSIRO_AGI_Rlap_v1, whole genome shotgun sequence genome:
ATAGTCAACTCACACAGATTTAACAATGTATGATACTGCAAGAGGCCCAAGTTCAGCAAATATACGTAAACTATAACTCTTTATTTAAAAATTACAATATGCCATTGCTGAAGAATAAAATCATATGAAAACAATGTTTTCATCTTGAGATGATCATAGGTTAACAAAAGGTAATGCTTCTTCTTCTTCTCACGATATTTAACAAGATTAAATACACCTGTAAATCAAGAACAAGATTAACCTGCAAATGCTTACCAAATCAGTATTCACAAAAATGTTCAAGGTTACCTGCTAAAAAAATCAAACCCATTTAGAAGCAATTTTTAAACATGGTTCCCAGACCCTCCTAACCTCAAGGGACGTGGTTCGAGTGGTAATTTGCCTTGGGGATTAGACAACTACATTTCTGGATGTGTCGAAAATCCCGAACAGCTGCAATTATATATGGTACCTGAGGATAGAACAATCCAATTGTTTCGCGAGTAACTTTTGTCACCTAGCAAAACTGTTAACACTATGAATTATGTGTATTGAATGTTTTGCTTTtaagtatatatatgtttatgtttatggtgAAAATAAGATGAAATGAGGTTTTCAGAAACAGTTACCCATTtcttggtaatttttttttttttttttttatctttttggtCATGACAGGTTATTAAAAATAAAAGATTTGCAATGAAGGAATCTAGCAAGGCAAAACGTAAGGGGCTGCAATCAAAACGTTGGAGCAAGTCCAGCTTCATCCGATTTAGTATACAATTTGAAATTCGGGTATGTCTCAAATTAAGAATCATTCACCATAAATGTGTATTGATGAAGCAGTCTATAAACTCATTTTAATAAAatgttccctttttttttttttttttttttttttattatcaagaaTCATACTTCTTACAATGGCAAACACCACATTGGATAAGAATTCTGGATTCTTGTCTTTTATTTGATTAGCATTGATGTATTTGCAATATGTTTCCATTTAAATTAGTTGCGATTTTTAAATGCCTGGTTGATGTATGAGGCTTAAATAATCAAAAGATCCGATAACGCGTTAGATATATACATAACAGACAGAGACATAATGCACCCATAAATGTTACTTAAATAAAACAAGTGTTGCTCTAACCGAAATGTTCAAATGATTCAAGGCTTTCAACAGACGTATTATAAAAAAAGTATTCTTCTGGACAGCCTTCAATTGCTACACTTGTGCATCTTCTTTCATCCATATTGTATATAAAAAGTTCATTCGCCTTATTTATACCCAACAGAATATCTCGATTGCTTACTTGAGCAAATAACTCAAAAGCTAGATCCATGTTGTTTTCAAACATAAAAAGTTTTGTCCAAGACTTAGGAACCCCATACTCCTCCATCACCCACATTTCATAAAAGAATTTATGATGATCTTTAAAAACGGCAACTAATTTCCCACCAAGAGCAAAGACCTGAGAACGCTCAAATGGATCCTGGGAACACTTCATGGATTCGAGTAACTCCATTTCGTGAAATTCTTCATTAGCTAAACTAAAGGTAACCATAGTCATTGTTTCACTTCCGTTTCTTACTACTACCCAGTGAAGAATATTGTTTAAGAGTACCCCTCGTGGTGTATGATAATCATATTGTTTGTAAGGGCATATAGGAAACATGCTCAATGAATTGTTGCGTAAACTATATACGTTTACAAAATGGCTCCGGGGATCAGAATGTGGAACTGTCATACGAGAAATGGTGATTACTTTATAATCATCTGTAACAGAATCATAACCAACACCGTATGCATCATTGTATCTGTCACTAAAATATGGAATTTTCAAGATCTTTCCGGTGGTTGGATTTACTAAACGGAGGTCATCTAGACGATGGACTAAAAGAAGACCGTTGCAAGACCCTAGTATACAATGCCATGATTTCCGTAAATTCAGGCGTTTAGCAGTTAGGGTTGCGGGTGTCATTTGGGCGCTGAGTTTTTTTACATCCAGCGAATAGAGAGAACTACCAACAAACGGAAATAAAATCAAGTGGGTAGGATTAGGATTGGGGTTGTTTTTGGTGTAGTTAAGAGTAAGagttttgataaaattgggactggAAATCAAGGAGTACCATCGTTTTGAAACCGATTTGAATCGGCCAAGGGATTTGGGTGGCAGAAAAGGGAGAATTGCTTCGACGAGGTCCGGTGGAAGGTGGTTTAGGGCACACATTTGGTTATTTGGGTCCGACATGGAGATAATGAACAGCGAAAATGTAAGGGTTTCGTATCTTATCTAATCTTAGGGCAGTTAAGTTAAGCAAAAGGAGAGGAACAAGTATGGAAGACTAATGATGGCTTACTTCAATTCTGGGATGAAGACAGAGTAGCTGTAGCAACAGACCGAGAAAATGGACAACTGATGATCAAGTAAGGTGAAGAAGGAGATGAGAATGCCCCCAAATTGTAATTTGGGCTAGCTAGGGTTTTCAGAGTTTTTTATTTAAGCCACAATAGAAAACTACCGTCGTCTTTTACTAGTATATCTGATTAATCGATAACTATTActctattaaataaatataaatattttaatatatatgtatttttaattgAATTAAACAACATTCTTTTTAATAATATCCTCCTTACACATTTACAAAACATAGCTACACACAAGTATATATATACCGTTGTATATGACATTGCTCATTCAAATAATATCATGATTATGATTCTCAAACTTAATTATCATATCTCTACATGTGTTTAACGTATATTGGCTTATAAATTTCAATCAGTGTAGACGAAACTGAAAAACCTACTGACTAACAATATGCAATTCGCAATGGCTAAGAAATTAAGTCATTGCCGAGATTTTTTTAGGTCTCGATCGAAAGTGCTTAAGTTGAGACCACAATTTTTTCGGTGGTAACTGAAGATCACCCCACTAACACATCGCAAGTTACTTCACCGAAAATGCTTAAGTTGGGATAAAATCATCAATTTGTTTTCTTCACCGTAGCGAGGTTGATTTTTTCCGATGGTTATGAATATTATCGGAGTATTGTTTTTTTTTATCTCTCAGGAAAAATAACATGATCCAACAAATATTTATTGGTAGTTAATCTTTTGTTCGTATTGATTAATAACGTGTTGTTCCTTACACATCTCTTAAGTGttcaagtatttttgttaagtgacTAAACAGCTACTTCTTCATcccaaatctattttttttttttaaagttaagaaatattatttttattttctacAGTAGTTTTTATTCATTTTCTAGTTTTAACATCTACTTTTTCCTTTtgtctttaatgcatagaatatgaaTTTAAAAAAACTTTACTTTTATTGTCTTAATCAACTCTAGATTTGCTCCCCTGACGAGCCCCCTCCAGCCTACCCGCCCtcccactctctctctctctcgtttaTTCAACGAAAAAACTTTAAAACGTGGGCCCTTCCGTTCAGAGGTCCCGAATCAACCTTTTTATGGACACAAACAATTAATttgaaatatcttaaaaagaatgATGAACAATAGAATTGAGACAAAAGGAATATAAAGTTATGTAATAAGATCTTAATCTCTTCTATATCTAAATCTAATTACTTGCAAGATTATAATGGTGTATGGCTTCTTGTTTCATGTCTATATTTTTCTCCCCAATTTCTAGCCTCAGCAATGGCCTTTGCtctttcttcctcttcttctttgAACAAATCATCTTCGTCATCACTCGAGTCTTGATTTTAATCACAATTTGTTTGCGGATCAGACAAAGATGCCACGACACCCAACGCATCGACAACTTCACTCATGTCTGGCCGTTTTTCAAGATTATCGTTCAAGCACATCAATGCCACCTCAACAGCTTTTCTTACCGGTCTCTCCCTGAACTCCCCTTTCATTTTCGGATCCGCTAACTTCACATATCTCTTATTGTTTCTCAACATTGGTTCTGCCTAAACAAATACAAGATACAAACAAATTAGTTAGCTATAAATAATGCGAGTAAATTTGTTTTGACTCCAAAAAATAAGCAAATAAGGAAAATCATAGTATGTTTATTCAAACACTAAAGACAGCTTTTTGTGATTTTAAATAATGTTGAGACAAAATTATACGGCTCGTCTCTGTGGTTTGTATGAAATTGCATGAACTTTTTTATTTGCACTCTGAATGTAACTATGAGGACTCGGAgtgcaaaaaaaaaaaaggttcaGGTCAGAATGCAATTTCATAATAAACCATAAGGACGGGCCGTGTAATGTTGTCTAATATTGATCACATGATAAGTCACAAATTAGAACCTAATTTGTAGAAAAGATGTACCCATTCGATAAGATATTGCCCTTCTTCGGTAGTTTTGTCTAATGCTTGTCGTCCGGTCACTAATTCCAAAAGAACCACTCCAAAACTATATGTATCGGATTTAATGGTCAAGTGACCCGTGTACCCTTACTCGGGTGCACAATACCCCATTGTGCCCATTACCCGAGTGGATACATACGATTTATCACCTAATGGCCCGAATTTAGCAAGACCCAAGTCTGAAATCGTGGGATGGTACCCTTCACCTAATAAGATATTAGTTGATTTCATGTCCCTATAGATGATACGAGGTTCGCAATGATTATGTAAAAATTCAAGACTTCTAACTGTTCCTACTGCTATCTTCATCTTGTATGCCAATCAAGTGGCTCCATGTATGGTTCAGTGCTCACGAACAAAACTATATGAAAACAACGTTGTAATCATGAGATGATCATAGGTTAACGTATAAACGGTTAAGATTTTCTCTGTCTAGGCTACCCAAGTAAATGCAGTATTTTACTCACATGTATGTGATATAACATGGTTATCCCGTGATCGTTTTCGACCCGTTTTCCAAGCCATTTCAagaaatatgatactatgatagtgATGTTTCTTATGAGGATATAAGGACCCAACCACTAGGCTATCTTAAATCAagttatgtaacgacccgtcaaaatcgctattgacgcggcacgttaatcattgattccacagtgaggttttgacctctatatgatacgttttgataaaatattgcattcattaaaataagtgactttctaaacatagaaagttataaacatgtgggcgagtgcttaggtataagcaaaaccccgaaatacataagtctttaatttacaggttgacaccacagtccaattatttattacacaacgcagttttattttgaatgcaataaactttgtacaaagcatgagagactccatgcaggcaacaagcacatcacagcggaagcattctaaggacctgagaataaaacatgctaaaaagtcaacacgaatgttggtgagttataggtttaattgctcgagtcataaacatttataaagatagaccacaagatttcatcaaaagtttatcaatagattctacgtaacagagcaccctggtaactaaacttaacgctatagtgataattaccccattcgttttaatacacgcaaaccaacgtgtcttaaactcaaataacatacgtccgttaaaaggttagcgctctagctcggacggggatgtcaagccctatggatccatatacaattattcgcgcccaccagtccatatcctatgtactggcagctactagttaccaaagctaagggattttcggtttaactcagtgtagaatttagtatgtacttgtgtcttattgcgtttaaataaattgcatgtattctcagcccaaaaatatttaaagtatttaaaaagggagactataaactcactgttcaatattgagactcaatattgtaggcaaattgcgtagacgtaatgatggtagatgactgtatcgttttcactgtagcactgtagcaaaatacggtttcactgtagcaaatagtgttttactgtagcaaagtaattttacttgtacatatatatatacatacatataattgttcatgaatcgccgagagtagtcaaaggtaattgtatatatgaaacagttctaaaattttgagactcaatctaacagactttttttaacgtgccaaaataataaatcgtatagagaattggtttaaattagtcgaaattttccggtcatcacagtacctccccgttaaagaaaatttcgtcccgaaattttgagtagtacctgtttcatgagcgatatcagtgaacaaatgtggatacttttgcttcatttgatcctcacgttcccaagtaaactcgggtcctcgtctagcatttcaacgaactctaactataggtattttgctttgttttaattgtttgacctcacggtccatgatttcaacaggttcttcgataaaatggagtttatcattaattcgtatttcgtcaagaggaattacgacatcctcttcagctaaacatttcttcaaatttgacacgtgaaatgtgttgtgaacactactaagttcttgcggtagctttaatcgataagcaactgttccaattctttcggtgatttcaaagggtcctacgtacctaggacttaactttcctcgtttaccgaaccgtactacgcctttccagggtgacactttcaacatgactttgtcgcccacttgaaattcgagcggttttcttcttacatcagcataactcttttggcgactcatggccgttttcaatcgctgttgtatttgaatgatgttttcggtggtttcatgaataatttctggtccagtaagttgtctttctcctacttcactccaacagataggagatctgcactttctaccgtaaagtgcttcaaatggcgctgcgttgatgctcgtatgatagctgttattgtatgaaaattctgccaacggtaagtgtcgatcccaactgattccaaagtcaatcacgcatgcccgtaacatgtcttccaatgtttgtattgttctttcactttgaccatctgtctgtgggtgataagcggtgctcatatctaatcgagttcccaatgctttttgtaatgactgccaaaaacgtgatgtgaatcgggtgtcgcgatcagatatgatggagataggtacaccatgcctggaaactacttccttcaaatataggcgtgctaatttctccatactgtctgtctctttTATTGGtaaaaagtgagctgatttagtgagacgatcaactatcacccaaatagtatcatgactacttgcagtccttggcaattttgtaatgaaatccatggttattctttcccatttccactgcggaatttctggttgttgcagtaatcctgacggcttttggtgctcagctttgacctttgcacacgtcaaacatttgcttacataagtagcaatttctgtcttcatattaggccaccaatagaacttcttgagatcgtggtacattttcccatttcctgggtgaattgagtacctcgttttgtgtgcttcatccagtactaattgccttaggttaccatgttttggtacccatatcctaccagcaaaatacagggttccatcagcttttacttcaagttgtttttctaaccctttgctcatttcgcctttttcgttttcttcttttaaagcttctaactgtgctgcttgaatttgctttgtaagATCAGtgcgaattgtaatgttcaaagctcggaccctaagaggttttactctttcttttcgacttagggcatcagctacaacattagcctttccggggtggtaacggatttcacaatcgtaatcgtttaacaactctacccagcgacgttgcctcatattgatttgtttttgatcaaaaatatgctgaagactcttatggtcggtgtacactgtacacttggtgccatatagatagtgtctccatattttgagtgcaaaaactactgctccaagttccaaatcgtgcgtcgtatagttcttttcatgaatttttagttgtcgtgaggcatatgcaataacctttgtgcgttgcattaatacacatcctaaaccttggcgcgaagtgtcacaatagatcacgaaatcatcatttccttctggtaatgacaaaatgggtgcagacgttaacttcttctttaataactggaatgaggattcctgttccgtggaccaatcatacttctttcccttttgagtcaatgcagttaagggtttggcgattctagagaaatcttgaatgaatcttcggtagtaaccagcaagacctaagaattggcggatttgtgttggagtcttcggtgtttctcatttactaatggcttcgatcttggcaggatcaactttaattccatgtttactgacaacatggcccaaaaattgtacttcttgttaccataaatcacacttcgaaaattttgcgtacaattcttctttcttgagtatctctagtacgagtcttaagtgttgctcatgttcttccttgttcttcgagtaaatcaatatgtcgtcgataaaaacaatgacaaatttgtcaaaatatggtctacagatgcgattcattagatccatgaatactgctggagcattagtcaatccaaaaggcatgactaaaaattcatagtgaccgtaacgggttctgaactcggttttaggaacatcttcttccttcactctcagctgatggtatccggagcgtagatcaatcttagaataaacacttgatccttgcaattgatcaaacaaatcatcaatcctcggtaatgggtaccgattcttgatcgttaatttgtttaattctcggtaatctatgcacattctcatagatccatccttcttcttgacgaacagaataggagcaccccaaggtgaaaaactaggacgaataaatccacggtccgataattcatgcaactggtcttgtaattcttgcatttctgaaggtgcaagtctatatggagatcgggctacaggtgcagctcctggtatgagatcaatctggaattctacacatctgtgtggaggtagccccgataattcttctggaaatactccgggatattctcttacaaccggcatgtcatcaatgcttctttcttcagtattgatcttctttacgtgtgccagaatagcataacaaccttttcttataagtttctgggccttcatacagctgataaagttcagctttgagttgctcttctccccataaatcattaatgacgtttcatccttacgagggatgcggattactTTCTcaacgcaaacaacttccgctcttgttttggacatccagtccatgccaacgattacgttaaaacttcctaattctacgggtatcaaattggttttgaaggtttcaccagcgagatttatttcacaaccatggcaaattttatcggcttttatcagtttaccattagctaattcaatagtatatttatcgtctagaggcaatgatgcacattttagtttagaactaaagtctttacacatataacttctatcagcacccgtatcaaacataatagaagctagttgattattaacggtaaacgtacccgtgacaagattaggatcctcacgtgcttcactggtactaacattaaattccctcccacgtgcgggttctttgttcttctccttatcagggcattgatttataaagtgaccagacttcccgcatccgaaacatttcttgacatcggtcggttttgtctttacttcagaaacggtggcataacaatctttcgccacatgtcctttcttgttgcacttatcacagaccacttggcaataacctgcatgatgtgtgtaacatcttttacagaacggatgaggtcccttatagtttggactagcagttgccccatcttgtttacctttaaaagtttcttgtttcttcagttgagtacttttgcccttatagtcttcccatttcctctttccttcagttgtcttgacttcggtaattggtgccttaatcgaactctctgtgatctggtccatgagttggtgtgccattgtcatggcttcctgcatcgtatttggtttggacgatgtaacatttcctttgatattgatcgataaaccgtcaatatacatttctatctttcgtttctcgtttggcaccaattcgggacacaacaaggctagttccatgaaacgcttttcatagttattgatattcgcgccgataaccttcagattacgtaactcagattccatttttctgatctcatttcgaggacagtactcctcgattagcatctttttcagttcttcccaagagatatcatatggcgtatctattccttctgctttagcataattgttccaccaagtaagtgcactgtcttgcaacgtgcacgaagcatactttgacttgtctccattcgtacaattactgattttgaaaacggactccatcttttcaaaccatcgggttagaccgactggtccctcggttccactaaacgtccgtggtttgcatccttgaaaagttttgtatgagcatccgtttcgtgagtttgtgtttatggctgctgctttggctgctgcttcggctgttgcttttgctgcctcggctgcagcaattctttcattcacacgtttctcgactagttgctcaaactcagcatccgaaatttgagacatgtttcttcaataaacacaacagacataatttaatcatatagaatattataggtaaaatgagttgtcaatagttaatcgtagcatattaataatatgaaccgattattataaaagccttttcttcttattagcattttataattatttctagggtattacctacccgttaagttcatacataatagctagtacaaggaattaactactaaaatcctaataatattccactatgaaaaattatagcgagttactacattattatgtaataataataataagaagtagtaataatacaaataatcattccatgcatttattattaataaatcaaaataatacaataccatacaatactgatatttttcatatgcttattttacataacaagatagagtagcacacataagcaatagaatagcgcatggaagatttatggttgcgaggtctttTATTCAGAACTAtaagaaacttcttcccatttggttctctctgccaattgtttgtgtgcacatggtccaacagacattctggcagtgtattttatttttggttggggttttgaggtacccgttgcctcagtgggtttaatacaataagggtggttacggatcgaatggtcatgttcctttttaataattaaggactttttattaatgtggttgtttttattatctatagcaagttggaatttctccttagtgacctcttttatttcattagcgaaatcctcctccttactgatttcgtctgatgatgaactgtccgagtcatgtgtaggagaatatgatgacgaactgcgagaatatgtaccggtggtcatgaaccgaaatctgccaggcgtaatcggcaaaacctgcccgtcggcggtatatctggaccaatgtccatatttgtttagaaatggatgatcctcgtttactccagggatcatgggtccatgccaacgatactgtggctccggaaaactaaagctgggtggagctggaacctcctctgggtttaccgggagttgagatttcccggctaacacaatttcttctttaataggtattggaacgcccttttcagttgtggatagaatagattcagtgtccgattccgagccgtacaaaatgataggattagaagaagtcatctatcacataattgaaacaacaattacattagcatataaatatatcacatataatgtttttgaccaaacgataagcaaaaatcagtaaaaacagatatggtcatattccagactcactaatgcatccttacaattaccagttaaacacactaatgtaatttttggttccctatgacctcaagctcggataccaactgtaacgacccgtcaaaatcgctattgacgcggcacgttaatcattgattccacagtgaggttttgagctctatatgatacgttttgataaaatattgcattcattaaaataagtgactttctaaacatagaaagttataaacatgtgggcgagtgcttaggtataagcaaaaccccgaaatacataagtctttaatttacaggttgacatcacagtccaattatttattacacaacgcagttttattttgaatgcaataaactttgtacaaagcatgagagactccatgcaggcaacaagcacatcacagcggaagcattctaaggacctgagaataaaacatgctaaaaagtcaacacgaatgttggtgagttataggtttaattgctcgagtcataaacatatataaagatagaccacaagatttcatcaaaagtttatcaatagattctacgtaacagagcaccctggtaactaaacttaacgctatagtgataattaccccattcgttttaatacacgcaaaccaacgtgtcttaaactcaaataacatacgtccgttaaaaggctagcgctctatctcggacggggatgtcaagccctatggatccatatacaattattcatgcccaccagtccatattctatgtactggcagctactagttaccaaagctaaggaattttcggtttaactcagtgtagaatttagtatgtacttgtgtcttattgcgtttaaataaattgcatgtattctcagcccaaaaatatttaaagtatttaaaaagggagactataaactcactgttcaatattgagactcaatattgtaggcaaattgcgtagacgtaatgatggtagatgactgtatcgttttcactgtagcactgtagcaaaatacggtttcactgtagcaaatagtgttttactgtagcaaagtaattttacttgtacatatatatatacatacatataattgttcatgaatcgccgagagtagtcaaaggtaattgtatatatgaaacagttctaaaattttgagactcaatctaacagactttttttaacgtgccaaaataataaatcgtatagagaattggtttaaattagtcgaaattttccggtcatcacagtacctccccgttaaagaaaatttcgtcccgaaattttgagtagtacctgtttcatgagcgatatcagtgaacaaatgtggatacttttgcttcatttgatcctcacgttcccaagtaaactcgggtcctcgtctagcgttccaacgaactctaactatcggtattttgctttgttttaattgtttgacctcacggtccatgatttcaacaggttcttcgataaaatggagtttatcattgattcgtatttcgtcaagaggaattacgacatcctcttcagctaaacatttcttcaaatttgaca
This genomic interval carries:
- the LOC139900043 gene encoding F-box/kelch-repeat protein At3g06240-like → MTPATLTAKRLNLRKSWHCILGSCNGLLLVHRLDDLRLVNPTTGKILKIPYFSDRYNDAYGVGYDSVTDDYKVITISRMTVPHSDPRSHFVNVYSLRNNSLSMFPICPYKQYDYHTPRGVLLNNILHWVVVRNGSETMTMVTFSLANEEFHEMELLESMKCSQDPFERSQVFALGGKLVAVFKDHHKFFYEMWVMEEYGVPKSWTKLFMFENNMDLAFELFAQVSNRDILLGINKANELFIYNMDERRCTSVAIEGCPEEYFFYNTSVESLESFEHFG